The following nucleotide sequence is from Pochonia chlamydosporia 170 chromosome 4, whole genome shotgun sequence.
CAGGCACAGATCCCGCACCGGCTACAGCAAATGGAGATTCTCCTGCTCCGAGAATTGGCCCTCATCCCGgcttcatctccagctccaaccaGTACAGCTCCGAAATCAAGATACGTCGCATGCTCAAAGACAATGGGTGTGATCCAGCGCGAGAGGATAACTACCGCCTGCAGGGCGTGCAGCTGATAGACAACGTGAGGGAGAATTTGCAACTGTATGTTTCTGTCTTGAAAGGCCGCATTTTCTGAGCCCGTGGTGGTAACCCATTGACAGTCCAGTCCGAACTTTCGACACGGCGTGCAGCTATTTCCACAAGTTTCGACTGAACTTTCGCGACGCCGAATACAACTACCAAGACGCAGCGTTGGCGTCATTATTCGTCGCCTGCAAGGTCGAGGATACGATTAAAAAGTCCAAGGATATACTGGTTGCTGCGTACAATGTCAAGAATCCAGAAAAGACTGTGGCTCCTGATGACAAGGTAAGTCCCCCATAGTTATGGCCATATTGAGAGGATTCAAGAGACTAATGACGAGCCTAGATGTTCGAGGGCCCCGGAAAAATCATCATCGGACTAGAACGTCTCATTCTCGAAACCATAGGCTTCGACTTCCGAACCCGATACCCCCAAAAGCTTCTCGTAAAGGTGGTCCGTCGCGCGCTGGGCAAATCATCCGCCAACTCGCACGACTTCTTCGCCACCGCATACGCCATGTGCATCGACATGTACAAGACTTTCATACCCATCAAGCGTACCACCTTCTCCATGGTCATGGCTGTCGTCGAACTGACGGCTCGCATGCGCGGCGAGCATCTCGAGCGGGTACAGGAATTCGCGGCGAGCAGGAAGCAGTACAGTCGGGATGCTGCCATGGAGACGATGCTAGACCTGCTGGATTTATACGTGCAGCATCACAAGTCGACCAAGATTGGCGCACAGTTTGACCTCAGCAAATTCATCGATATCAAAATCCACCTCAATAACGATTTGGATAGTACGGCCAAACCGCGGTATTTGTACCACTGCCACAGGTGTGAGGTGGAAGATCCACATCCTCTGTCGTCAACCACGGCGTCAGCTACAGACCCGACGACTGCGTCTAATCCCTGGCCTGCAGATGCGTCTATACGACGTACAGCACGCGGACAGGACGGCACAATGCGGTTTGTGTTTGACCCTGAAGCGGCAAAGGAGGAACAAGAGACGGTTAGTGGGTTCTTTAAGGAAGAATTCGAGGAGTATGAAGTGGAAGTTGACGAGCCTGTACCGCCGCCGGATCGTGACGACGGGGGCCGTGGAAGGGGGGCATATCGAGGCGGATATCGAGACAGAGGTGATCACAGACGTGGGGGACCATATGGAGGATATCGTGGGGATAGATATcatcgaggacgaggaagataTCACTAATAGTTAGTAGCTGGGTTGTAATGTTAAAGAATAGCACAAAATGAGGCAAATCTCATCAAATATACCGCATTGGGGTATAATCATTCTCcttgaagctcatcaacaccacaaatATTAGCCTGTTGAATATACATGTCCCCCCTTTGCCTCTCACAACCCAATATACAATCCGCGATCTCTACTTCTTTGCATCCTCATCCTTCTCCATAGCCAGCTCCTCCCCCTCCGGTCCCGTCGATCTCACCCCCTCCAAATCAACATCATTCCCACCCGCactctcatcaccatcattcTCCCGCGCCACACTCTTCAAACTACTCGCCCTACTCACATCCGCACTCGCCTGCGTCTGCACCCTCAACCCCAAATCCTTCTCACTCTTCCCACCTTCCGTGCTACTCCCCTTCCAATCCGCCGCCGCAACCTGCGGAACTGGCTCCCCCTCACCCGGCTCAACAATCTCCTCGCCCTTCTCGTCGCCATCACCGCCGGCAACCCTCCACAGACGCTCATCTTATCCAGGGCTCTCGCACCCTTCCTACTCGACCCCTTAATACCATCCATGGCCTCCCAATCTATCGTAAAGACACCACTATCGCTCGCCTTTCCATCCTGCTCAGCGCCTTGACCCTCAAAGAAGGCATTGAACCATACGTGCGCCACGGCCGACACCATTGTCAGACCCAAATTCTTAGACGTCTTGTTCCGCCTCTCCACCGCGATATTCACATCGCTGTTCGGAATGCGAATCGGCTCACTCGGCTGGAAAATGACCGCCAAACCACCCGGCTCTGTCTCATCTGAGCCTTGTGTGAGGGATGTGCTCTCCGATGCGAGCGTGTTGCTACTCCCACCCGTCTTGGCCCTCGctttgtcaatgccatttccTACCCCCGTCTGAACCCGTTGAATCAGTCCCGTACCCTTATTCACAAGCTTATGTCTCTTCTTTTCGCTCGATGGTCTGCTCTCGCGCTCTGAGCCGCTCGCCTCCCCAGCGACGTTCGTCTCGTCCGCTAGTTCCACCTCCGACGGCACTTTATCCTTTGATCCGGCTCCTGAGGCAGAATAGCCCGCTAGGTCCCAGAACATGTCGCTTATTCCGCTCTCCGGCGGCACCCCAGCTTCCACAACCACCCGCTCTTTCTTGGTAAACGTGTGGAAGACGCGAATCTTCTTGCCGTCCTCTATGAAGCCCTCcacatcgaccttgacacCGCTTCGTAGTCCCCATACATGAATTTCCACAATCTCAATCGGTCTGTCGGTGTACTTCTTACCATGCTGCGTCCATCGGTCCACGTAGCTCACCCACCGAAGCTGAGAAGGTATCGAGACACCAGGCCCGAATTTCGGCCTCATCCGCCGCTCGGTGAACCGCGTGAGCGCGTCTTTTACCGTCCATCCTTCCTCGGAGATGAGATAGCTGCATGATATGGTCCCCGATCTACCCTTTCCCGCCTTGCAATGCACTACAACCACCCTCTTGTCATGCTTGGAAGATGACTTGCTCTTCTCACCAGCAGAGTGAGTAGGCGATAAAGGCTGGAAATCTAAGTCCCCCCCATGTAACCAGTTCCTCATGCTTGCCATAATCATAGGCACGAGCCTAAACGGCGGGGGGTGATGATCCGGCCACGGGTAATGGCGTACCCTCCCGTAGACTGCATCGTCGGGGTATCCTGTGCCCTCGGCGCGAAACTCCCATATCGCCCAGTTGTCGCCGTGTTTGGAGTCCAGAAACGTGGTGAGTTGGTCGAGGGGATTGCGGTATGCTAGCTGCGGGTATGTTTGAGAAGGGCCAGAGCTACACGATTAGCAGACACTCTCAAGGTATGAAATGAAAATCATGATGAATATCAAAATGCAGCAGTCCAGTGAAGGCACAGATGACATACGTAGCTATTATAAAATCCGTGACATAGCACAAGTCAAGCCCTGCCTCGGGATGTCTCGCCCTTGGCCCAGCGACAATCTGCCGCAACAGCGAGGCCATGGTGTTTCTTTTGCACGGCAACGGAAGCTAgaggttgatgttgcatGTAAGTTGGGTAAAGTTTGTGAGGCTGAAAGCCGGAGGGTTGCGGtgggatgatgacgacgaatgACGGCACCGATTGGGCTAATAAAGGGTCAATCCTGGTCCATTTGTTTccagatggatggatggcatATGAAACAGcacaatggcatggcaaatCTCACAGGTGTCGTAAACGCACGCGGGCTGGCATGCAATTAATAGGGTTATTAAAGCTGTCTTTTGTGTTTCACATAGTAACACAGAGTGAGCCAGGACAGAGACATGTGACTCCGGTCTCcttgcattgcattgcattgtctAGACCCTGTTTTGTGTCCATGATAGAGGAGGCGCAAATCTACCGAGACGAATCCATTCCACTGCCCACTCAGCTGGCAAATAAAGTCGACTAGCACTGAGCGAGCTGAAGCAAGGCGCGACTGGGTCTACACAAACATGATGTGtgtgggcaacattgaacatcaagTCCCACCAGTGACCTCCTGCACGacgtcatcaccatcctctgAACTAGAATGTTGGCGACCCCTCCACTAAAGTAGTTGAGCCAACATCTTGTCCTGTCTGCATGAGCAAGGTGCTAGCAACTTTTGGACACATATTCTTAGAGAGTGCAGACTTTTCTCCACAGTTACAAGCCAACGCCAATTTCACAATGCATCTAGCATAAAGCACTCAAACAAGCTGTGTATACAGAGCATAGACAAAAAGCAACCGGATGGAAACAGCTTGGGGAGTAACGCATCCCCTTGAACCGAACAGAAAAAATGACCTAACTGCCAAATTGAACACCAGAGTCCATTGATTATGAATACTCCAATTGCGCTCCatttcttgccttggtcCTCAACCACCCTCCTCTACCGCTACACATGTGCCCATACTTCGTAACAATGATGGATGCTCACGCATCATATCCTCTTCCTACACCTTGTACAACACACGAAAGCTCGCTTCTCGTATCCCTATCCCCAATTTTTATACTTCCTCACTTGTCGCAAATCGTCGGTACAAAACAGGTCTGCACAGTTATATTACCGCCCAGCCTAGAGCATAAGCTGAATGCCAGCTCTGGGTCCCCGAGAGAGTCCAAGGAGTAGTCATTGACCATACCTACTTACCGTCATAAAGAGAAAGAATCGTTAGGCCGCTGCAATTGAAACATTGCAGCCAACCACGCACGTGCAAACACGAATTGGTTTGCCAGTCTCTCAAGCTCGTCTACGACGTCTTCTTGGCAGGAGCAGGGCCTCCAGTATACTTGCCGAGATCAGTGGCGTCGCGGAACTGTCGGCCAATATTCTTGACATTATCCCAGACTTGTCGAGCCGCAGGGGGAGTGCCTTGAGCGCCAACCAGAGAGTCGATTCTGGCGCTCAGCTGCGACATGGAGTTTTGAATATGGGTACTCTGCGAGTAGCGGGCGCGGAGGAAGGCAGTGTACAGAGTAATCAAGATCCATGAGCGGCGCTGGAAGAAAATGGCCGAAAGAAAGATGCGGATCCAAAGGAGAATCTCAAGCCCAGAGACAATAGACATGGATGCATCGTAGTACTCCTTGACAAAGGCACCGATTCTATCAGCGAGAGGGCTGCTGACGCGCTTGGGAGAAGTCCCATCggcagcaggaggaggaggttggaGAACGGGAATCAAGTTGGCCCGAGTATAAGTGGCGACGTGGAAGACGGAGTAGACGCAGTACGGGAGCAGCGCAAGTGGGTACTGGGGAGAGAAGAGCCAGACGAGAGCCATAACTGCGACAAGATATTCGGATtagcaagaagagcattaGGCAGCTCCATCCAGGTTCGTGGCAAACATACGCAAGTACTGGACGTTCTCATCGGACAGGAGGCCAACAACGCCACCTGGCATCTTGTTGCCAGTCTTGGCTCGAGCTCGTTGGGTCTTGTAAACGACGATGCCGTACgtgacggcggcggcgaggaaaGAGGTGCGGTAGGAGAACTTTGCCATGCCGCCGTAATAATTCATGCGCAACCAGGAGAACCCATATCGGATGGTGGTCAGAATGAGCGTCATATGCCTAGAAGGAAGAATGGTCAGTCTGCGATTTCTGTCTGGCTCGAATTTTGACTGTGCCCAATGGGTAGAGCCCGTGGCATTGTTGGCAGAGTATTAGGGTCGCTCTCGGGCAGCTCGTGATGCAACGAGTGAGTGTTGCGGGAGCAAATTGGAGCATCACAGGTCATTCCAGTGAATCGAGGCGGACGAGGCGTTCACATACCCAACAAACCAGGCAACTGCGTCAATCCATGTTAGCAAGCTTCTCATGTCTGTGGCGGCCATGATTCACAGCACCTCATGAGAGAACAGGCTGCCCAGGGGAGTCAGTTGGATCTTCAAACGTACATTGCAGcgtcttggccagctggAGCAGCCGCTCCTGGAGAGGCTGGCTAGAATTGGGTGGAGGAGCCATGGTAGTAGTGACTGCAGTGCGTAGAAGTCGAAAAATGTCTACCGGAGAAGTTGTACTGACGAGGCTACGGAGGTGAAATTGGAGAAGTGTTGTCGCTGTGTGCGGTCGACAAAAGAATTGTGCGGTCTGAGTGCCTAGTGTGAGGTCGAAAggtggccaaggccaagtctcAGCTTGAAGTGGCACTGGGGCGGGTCGGAGCTCGACAATGTCGTAATGGTCCGACCAGACGTTGGCGCAGCTAAGGCAAAGAGAGCGGGCAAGAAAAAACGGGGAACCAGTCAACCGTTCTATGGGTGCAAGCGGATGCAGCAATGATAGAAAATAATGTCAGGGACAAGAGCTACGAAATAGTAATCTAATGGGAGCTTTGTGAAGCCCGGCGGATGTATGAGAAGCAAATAATTCCAGACGAGAGGGTGAGTTGACGAGTTGAAGAAAGAGGGAAAGAGCCAGCCATGGACTTGAGGACTGAGCAATAGCCACCAATCGACCTCTTGGGCGCTTGGCCGCATCTGACTGGCCGACAGAcgaggatggacatggacggaAGAGGACAGCAAAGGCGGTCACTGTCCAGCTTATCTGGGGTCTTCGATGGCAAGTGGGTTTCCTTTTCGTTTGCCTGGCCAaagcttgcttgcttgcttggtCTGTGGTGGCTGGGCTCAAGCCAatttttcttcatcatcatctgcatttTGCTCAGACGAGACCGTTGCCCACGAAAAACGGTCTCGCACAACTTGCGCTATTTCGTTCTTCACAGCCCgggcatcttcctcgtccttcAAAGTCCCTACATCTTCATATTCCGCATCACGAGCATGCCATCCCTCTCATCTCAAGCTCTCACTGCTACGCCACCAACAATACATCAATGCTGCTGCCTATGATCCACCAGTCACCTCTGGACCTTGACCcaaagcttcaatgttcccatgTGGAACCCGGAGCCGCCTGCAATCACAGATTCCCAGCCAGATCTCCCAAAACCCTTGACGCAAGCACAAGCACCCACAAACACACCCTCGGCCCATGAGAGCTGCAGCTGAGCTTGGCACCCTCAGAACCAGTTTGGCCACCTCAGCCACTGACGATGACTTGGACACACGCGGCAACCAAGCTATTGGCTTTGTGTTGTAGCTGGTGAGCGGCTAATCCaggagtctggttgactttgtACCATGGCCAGAGCATTTTTCGCTGTGCATCCTACTGCACCCGTTCCGCGCGGATCTGGAAGACCCTTCTGTGTGACGTACATACTTGCCAGGCGTCGGAGGACAAGAATGTGATGTGAGTGTGAAGAGTGTCAATGAATACAAGGTACCTGAATGTTTGGAGTTGCGACTTCCGTCCACCACAGAAGCCACGAATATGCAACTAGGCAAACATCAGAATCTGGAAGCTTCTATTGAGGATTGAACACCTCCTTTCTTCATCGTAACAGATGTAGCCATGTCTGTGCCGTTTTCTCAAGCCGTGCATCCAATATCCCAACCCTAGATCTACAGCACCGTACTGCATTGCAGTGTAAACACTCACTTTAAATCCAGAGCAACATAACACCACTGAGTGTAACTCATCAGTTTTTATCATGGCCAACACCCACCCTAAGATTTTCGTTATCGTATCATCTCTCATTACGGCGTGGCTCACATGGGCTGCCAAACACATCTATAAGGTTCACCAAGTCTTTATCCCATCTCAGCAACACCATACATTGTGCACCCGAGACAATGCAGCATGGCATCAGTAGGCTTTCGCTTTCATTTTTCGGCCATCATGACTATTATCCCTCGCCATCTAATTTGCCCATATCCTAAGCGTCAAGTCGACGCTCCCTGTTGCAATTACACATCTTATCTGCGCCTCTGAAGCATCCGCCGGGCCTACGCTCTTCTTCAAACTCCCATCATTCTCAGATCCTTGCTCTTGTGTACCGTTTCCATTGACTGCCCCGCCGTCCTTTTGAATGCAAGGTGCCCATCTCAGACAGGTCACAAAATGTGTGTGCGCTCCGTCCAGGACCTTGACACATTTGCCTTCCTGGCTCAAGTCCCAGCATCGTATCGTCTTATCGTCCGCGCAGGAAAGCAGGTACTTGCCGCCAGGGTGGAAAACAAGAGACGATACCCAGTTATCGTGCCCGACGAGAGTCTTGAAGCAGATGCCTCGTCCATCCCATAATCTGATAGTCTTGTCGCGGGAGCCTGTGGCAAGGAATTCTGCTGAACTGTTGGCGGCCGGCGGCTTCTTCAAGCCAGCCATCGTTGCCAAGTGTACATATGCTGCCGGTGGTGCAAATGTGCAGCAGCCCACGGCATTTTCGTGTCCAATCAGTGTTAGTTTGTTTTCTGGGTTGGGGACCGAAATGTCCCAGAGTCGTGCAGTGTGGTCACTGCCCGCAGATAGCACAAATTGTCCGTCTAGTGATGGGCAAACATCCCGTACCCAATCCACGTGGCCCCGAAGAGCCTTCAAACAATATCCCGTTGTTGTGTCCCATATTCTCAAAGACTTGTCCGCGCTTGCACTGACCAGCAAATTTGCAGAAGCCTGGGAGCCTCCCGAACCGGATGATATGAAGCGAACCGCGCTAACGCTGTGGTCGTGGCCAGACAGGGTTCGGATATTTTTGTATTGGTCTGACGGATCCCATAATTTGATTGTGAGATCTGAGCTGCATGATGCTAACAACGTAGCACCTCTGGGACCACCGTAATCAAGGCCCTTTACGGCTCGTGTGTGGCCCTTGATTGTTTGTTCTAGTTCGCCTAGTTCCCAGTCCCAAATTTTGATGGTGCAGTCATCAGATCCCGAGGCAATTGTCGAAAATCGAGGATGGAAAGCAATACAGTTGATCATTTCTCGGTGGCCCTCTAAGGTATGTCTTGATGGTATTCTAGGTAGCCAAGATTTCGGGTCTTGGTTTCGCTTCGATAGGGAGGTAGGCGTGGCATTATCGAGTTCAGATTGGAGCGATGCGTTTCGTGACTCGAGGTCCATTATCTAGCGAACAGTTGGGACCGATCAGCCTCCTGTGGAAGAAATTTGAAATAACTCAAGCACGCAAAGGTCGAGCAATATGTACCTTCTTCTGTAGCCTCACAATACttgtccatttcttctcAAGGAGCGTCTCGTACTTCTTCTCGGTGGCGACATCGTATACATCTTCGCCAAGGCCAACCTCTTCTCGAAGGGCAGTAGCAGATTTTGGCAAATTATTAGCTGAAAGGTAAGCTATAATGGATTTGTGCCTGGGAGTGCCGAAATTAGCCTTTCATCATACCAAATACCAGGCCACTTCAAGATAGAGGCGTCGCCAGGAGAAGACTTGGTGATACTCACAGCTCCTCAGCCTGCCGTGTCGGTAATGTGCGACTCATTGCGCCTGCACCAAAGATGCTGCTCGTGGGGGGTTGGCTTCGTGGCCAGGCCCTCTAGCGGTGCACAACTGCCGTTGCGGCAGAGTAATCGTGGTTTGTAGGATCGTAATGGTCAATGTCGAGGAAGAGGCGGTCGGAGGCATATGGATGGAGACTCGAGAAGCTGTGGGCTGGTGGGTTGGACCTCTGTTCGTCAGAGTGCAATCTGTCAACCCAATTCGCAGTCGCCAGTCTTCAAAACAGGATGAGCTTGCGCGTACAGCTCGCGTCTGTATAAGAATAAACTCTGAACGCGCAGACTAGCACTTACCAACGAAACTATGCCTAGCTACGTGGTTTGAAGCTTCAACCTGGGCTTGTCCCAGATGGTGGGGTTGACGCCAATGTCCACAATTGCAGCCCACCATCCCAAAACGTCACGTGTAAGGGGGAATTCACTACCCTAGAGATTGAATTTGAACTTCATTATtttgatgacattgatgcACGCATTATACAAGTTATACGCTGAATAGCAGTTGATAGAAGGCGTTAAGGATCAATCCAGATGAATTGACTTATTATAGCACATCTATTCGTACAATCTCGTCACATTGGTGCCTTTTTGGATGTGTGACATTTTGAGTGTTACAATACAACATGGAGTAACCAATCCACCGAACCACCTTCGCCGCCTCATCGCCTGCTCACTAGAATGTGTCCTCCAGCATGGTAAATATATGTTGATTCTGGTCGAACCAATGTCCCAACTCTGTACCATGGCTACTAAACGCCGCACTCTGCTGACCATATTCTCTTGTTGCTGAATTGGACTGGTCATATGACCGGCTGGGCAAGGGTAATCCAGCCTCAGAATAGAACATTTCAAACGGCATGTCGGTTGTTCTCTGAATTGTTGGGACCGAGGGTGTGCTTGTTGGAGAGTTAATGTATTTGCACGCAACATCATACATCAACTTGAAAAGCCGCAGCTGTTTCCTGTAAATGTCTGGGAGAGTCGGCGGCAAGAGCTGCAACGTCTCAACAACGGCAGATAGTTTCCCCAAATGAGTTTCATCACGGGTTTCAATAACATGACAGAAAATCACGATAAATGGAATGAAAGGAGCGGATAGAAGAGCCCTACGGAATCGTGATGCTTCGTTAGTGGCCTCTCCCTGTTGCGGATATAGAGGAACATCTTACCATTGCACATATAGTTCAACAATGCTCATTTCGACATCTTTGAGAATATCCAAGCAAGCTCTATGCTCTTCAAGACACTGATTTGCGGTATGTAGGCATTCCGGGCAAAATGCCGAACCTCTGTCTGTGGCCGGCCGAATGCTGCGGTACACCAGAGTGAGCGTTGCTAATTGAGATATTCTCTCAGCTCTCATCATTATGTCAATTACTTGTCCGCCTATGTCCTCGACATTGTGATGGGCAAAGTATGCTTCCATAGCGCCTGTCGTAGTGAAAACTCGTTCCAACTCCGCCGCAATTTCTCTAGCACGAACGTCACGCACGTCGGTTGACTCAGCAAGAGCGCTTAAGCTGTATATATCGTCGTAAATTTTGCCATGTAATGTGGCAGTCTCGATCCACCCAGGAAACACTGTCATTGTCTGGTCAGTCGAATAGATGTCATGTGTCTGCACGCGAAGAGTTATGTCGCCATCTCGTAGTGATGATGGGCGATTCAATCGTAGTGCAACCATTTTGTCGAGCATGTAGATGGACCAGAAGAGTTTGGTTCTGCGCTGTTTGGAATAACTTGTTTCGGGCGTTGCCAAAGCCTCCCTATTGTACCCAAGAGTCTGGCAGATCTGACATGCTACCACTAAGGAGTTCCAAGCCATGGATAGTTGAAATGATTGGAGATAATAAGCGGACTAGAAATTGATTCAGCACAATAATGAAAGGGAGGCTTGACTGCTGGTATTGCATCTTACAGTCATATATAAGGCTAGGGCAAAATCGAACGAGGCTGGTATGTTGAAAGGCATGCCCGATAAAATGGCTGTAAGATTTTCTCGAGAAAGAGCTCCTTGGGCATAGAACTCCTTCTTTAGGGAATCGTCACTCTCTGCATTACCACATTGAACGAAGAGGCGATGGAGGCCGCAATGAACTATGAGGGTATCGGCCAGAGATGGCTTTCCGGAGTATACAGTCATGAAATACTCAACGAATTGACTGACGCTTTCAAATTCCATAGACCAAAGTAGTTTAAGCCACGTTGACTCTTGCGTGGAGTTAATAATACTGAGCTGGTTGGCGGCAAATGGAAAAGAGTTCATACGTACCTCGTAGGCGCTGGAGTGCCAACATCGCTATCTGCATAGGCGGCAGGGATAATCCTCCGACGCTTGAAGCGTGTGGTATGAGCCTTGCAACTGTAGGAGGGCCCTTTTTGCGTTTGTACTGGGTCGCAACTAGGGATTGCTTCAGGGCATggagacttgacttgacttcGGGCAGGTGCTCCATTGGATGCGCACTATCAACAAGCCTTTCCGCTAAATGTGTCGCAAAGGCTGCTTGAGATTCTAATGCCACATCGCCCCCGATACCAGCCCCCGAGTCGTCATCGCTCTCATTATATTCAGGTAACTGAGGCGTCGTGTATGAAAATGCTGCTGTATTCGTTGACGTAGGCTTTTCTGGCTTGGAGGACGACGACCCGAGCTTGTCGAGGGAAAGGCATATGTGGTCAATCTTTCTGGAGATCTCATCGAGCTTCTGCTCGCTGGAAGAGGAGTCAGGCATGCAAGTTGATCGCTAATGCTCCTTTCCGAAAGAGAGACTTACTATCCTTGGGAAACTCTCACTTGTTTTCGCTTGGTCCGGGGTTTATACCCAGCTGGATAGGTGCAGCCGAGTTGTTTCCGTGAACACGGACCGCATGGATACGTGCGATCACATCGTACCTTGGGGTTCAACGTCAGCAGGTATCGTTCAAGATTGGAGATACGAAAGTCATGAATCATGATGTACCTTTCGTTGCCGGCAATGGTCGCACTTGTATGCAGAGTATCAGCTGGCTTTCTAAGTCTAAAGCGGCCGCAGAATGGCCAAACAATGAAATGGAAGAATCTTACAGACAACTTGTAAATTGGGACTTTGCGCTCGTCGTGGGTGCCACTTCCGTCGAGCTCGTCCTTGGCTCCTTCCATGCCCATCAGGACGCAGGGGTAGCTCCTTCCAAGGATGGTTGAGGCAACTACTTTCCCAGAAGATGCAAGGGTACCAGCGAATCCTAAATTGATGTAAAATACTGTAAACTGAAAAAGAACCTCAATCCGATGACGTGGATGGATGCCAGGTAGGAAGCCGACAGAGGCATTGCTAGCACTTGAGATCTTGGCTGTTCGGCCGTTGCGGATCCCGCGGCCCTGCGAGTCCGATTGCAGTGCCACGATGCTAAACCTTGACCAGTGGCTATGCCCTGAGCAGTGTAAGGTGTATTTTGCTGCTAGCGGGTCAAATTGACCATGCATTTGTTCATTACAGGGAATAGCCAATTTGTCTCAAATCATGGTAAAAACATGAGATTTATATGAGCATTGGTGAGTGTAATAGGAGAGAATATGTCTGATTTACGCCTACATGCACACTGAACATTTCTACAGTGATCATCGTTCGTACTTTAATAAGAAACAACCATCATTGTAATCTTACCCTGACTCAAAAGCTTCGGTCACCTCAATGCTGGTGCCTACAGGGACCTAAAGGCTTGGCAAAGATAACACATTCTGCCATCATTTGAACCCTGAATCAGATCactcatcctcgtcatcaacgtTGAAAGCTTGGCATGCGATATGTGACGTTGGCGCTTCTTCGGACCCTCCGAGTTGCCGATAGTGGAGAAGGATGCTGTCTTGATTCTGTAAGGCAGCGCTCTCTCGGACAAAACATCTTAGACCATGGCTCCGAAAATCCTTTTATAAGGTAAGACAGTAGATTATGTTTATCTTGGTGACGTGTTTAATGGGGCGGTGGAATATGAACCAGAAATTTCTGTTTTCTTTAAATTCCCACAATGTCAACCCCGAAGCAAATGTGAAGGACAATATTTTATTCCATCGTCATACTTCACACTAGACCGCTATTCTCTTTGTATTTATATCTTCTTTCTTTACAAAAACAGGCATCGTAATTAAAACCGCTCTTTCTAAGTCACGTCCTGCAATTCCAAAGTCCCGTATTCATGGCCACCGCTGAAAAAGGGTCCCCAGCTGGGACTACACCGGACGCGGTGCAGACACAGCCAAGTGAATCATCATTAGAGAAGGCAGGGGGCCTCAAAAGCTTTGCTGTGAGTGTCATCATCTTGAAAATAAGAGATGTATCCTTAAAGACTAACACAGCTCCCAGCGTGTCTTCGCTTATGGCCAAACCACAGAGTacatcc
It contains:
- a CDS encoding C-type cyclin (similar to Metarhizium acridum CQMa 102 XP_007806576.1); translated protein: MARPGTDPAPATANGDSPAPRIGPHPGFISSSNQYSSEIKIRRMLKDNGCDPAREDNYRLQGVQLIDNVRENLQLPVRTFDTACSYFHKFRLNFRDAEYNYQDAALASLFVACKVEDTIKKSKDILVAAYNVKNPEKTVAPDDKMFEGPGKIIIGLERLILETIGFDFRTRYPQKLLVKVVRRALGKSSANSHDFFATAYAMCIDMYKTFIPIKRTTFSMVMAVVELTARMRGEHLERVQEFAASRKQYSRDAAMETMLDLLDLYVQHHKSTKIGAQFDLSKFIDIKIHLNNDLDSTAKPRYLYHCHRCEVEDPHPLSSTTASATDPTTASNPWPADASIRRTARGQDGTMRFVFDPEAAKEEQETVSGFFKEEFEEYEVEVDEPVPPPDRDDGGRGRGAYRGGYRDRGDHRRGGPYGGYRGDRYHRGRGRYH
- a CDS encoding dual specificity phosphatase (similar to Verticillium alfalfae VaMs.102 XP_003009626.1), which encodes MASLLRQIVAGPRARHPEAGLDLCYVTDFIIATSGPSQTYPQLAYRNPLDQLTTFLDSKHGDNWAIWEFRAEGTGYPDDAVYGRVRHYPWPDHHPPPFRLVPMIMASMRNWLHGGDLDFQPLSPTHSAGEKSKSSSKHDKRVVVVHCKAGKGRSGTISCSYLISEEGWTVKDALTRFTERRMRPKFGPGVSIPSQLRWVSYVDRWTQHGKKYTDRPIEIVEIHVWGLRSGVKVDVEGFIEDGKKIRVFHTFTKKERVVVEAGVPPESGISDMFWDLAGYSASGAGSKDKVPSEVELADETNVAGEASGSERESRPSSEKKRHKLVNKGTGLIQRVQTGVGNGIDKARAKTGGSSNTLASESTSLTQGSDETEPGGLAVIFQPSEPIRIPNSDVNIAVERRNKTSKNLGLTMVSAVAHVWFNAFFEGQGAEQDGKASDSGVFTIDWEAMDDERLWRVAGGDGDEKGEEIVEPGEGEPVPQVAAADWKGSSTEGGKSEKDLGLRVQTQASADVSRASSLKSVARENDGDESAGGNDVDLEGVRSTGPEGEELAMEKDEDAKK
- a CDS encoding endoplasmic reticulum protein (similar to Beauveria bassiana ARSEF 2860 XP_008600915.1); its protein translation is MAPPPNSSQPLQERLLQLAKTLQFAWFVGHMTLILTTIRYGFSWLRMNYYGGMAKFSYRTSFLAAAVTYGIVVYKTQRARAKTGNKMPGGVVGLLSDENVQYLLMALVWLFSPQYPLALLPYCVYSVFHVATYTRANLIPVLQPPPPAADGTSPKRVSSPLADRIGAFVKEYYDASMSIVSGLEILLWIRIFLSAIFFQRRSWILITLYTAFLRARYSQSTHIQNSMSQLSARIDSLVGAQGTPPAARQVWDNVKNIGRQFRDATDLGKYTGGPAPAKKTS
- a CDS encoding nuclear migration protein NudF (similar to Neosartorya fischeri NRRL 181 XP_001258437.1), producing the protein MSRTLPTRQAEELHKSIIAYLSANNLPKSATALREEVGLGEDVYDVATEKKYETLLEKKWTSIVRLQKKIMDLESRNASLQSELDNATPTSLSKRNQDPKSWLPRIPSRHTLEGHREMINCIAFHPRFSTIASGSDDCTIKIWDWELGELEQTIKGHTRAVKGLDYGGPRGATLLASCSSDLTIKLWDPSDQYKNIRTLSGHDHSVSAVRFISSGSGGSQASANLLVSASADKSLRIWDTTTGYCLKALRGHVDWVRDVCPSLDGQFVLSAGSDHTARLWDISVPNPENKLTLIGHENAVGCCTFAPPAAYVHLATMAGLKKPPAANSSAEFLATGSRDKTIRLWDGRGICFKTLVGHDNWVSSLVFHPGGKYLLSCADDKTIRCWDLSQEGKCVKVLDGAHTHFVTCLRWAPCIQKDGGAVNGNGTQEQGSENDGSLKKSVGPADASEAQIRCVIATGSVDLTLRIWAN